The genomic region TGCCACCGCCACTTCCCAGTCAAGGCTCAGCGCCATTTTGGTCAGCGTTTGCGCAGGCTCTGGGTATCGACCTGGACGCTCTCGATGAGCCGGGAAGAGAGGTGTTGGCGATCAAGGCGGCGGGGCTGCTCAGACAAATGACGGAAGGGTTGCAACAGAGCCTGAGTACCCGCAACGAGCTCAAACTCGAGTTGAAACTCCCACTGACCCAGATGTCGCTCCGGAGTCCCGATCCGCTTAAAGACAGCGTCGACGCCAGCACGGCCTTGGGATTGCTGTTGGGGGCGGGGCAGTTGGGGCAGGTGTCTGCCGAGATGTTCGTTACACGAGCCTATCGCGACATGCAGGCCCACCAGGTGGCTTTGCTGGTGGCCTGCCGCGCGGCGGTACGCGGAACGTTGGCCGCCTTTGCTCCGGGTCAGTTGCTCCTGTGTTTCGAACGTCAGGCGAAGCCCCCGTTGATTTCCCGGTGTGGCGGGCGCTGGCGCGCGTATCAGCGCCACTACCAGGCGCTGATCAAGGACGAGCACTTGAGTGAGGGCCTGCTGGGCAGCGACTTCACCAAGGCCTATGAGGAGCAGATTCGTCTGATTTCAACCCTTCACCGTTATCCAGGATGATCTTCATGTCCCGAGTCACCGTTGCATTGTTGTGCGCTGTAATGGCGTTGCTGGGTGGTTGTTCCCTGTCACCCTTTTCGAAGCTGACCAAGGTGGACCTGACACTGACCGCCAGCGAGCGGGTCAACCCCGATCTCCATGGCCGACCATCGCCGATCGTGGTGCACCTGATGGAGCTGCGGCACCCCGTGGCTTTTGAG from Pseudomonas yamanorum harbors:
- the tagH gene encoding type VI secretion system-associated FHA domain protein TagH → MQLVFEVCPAGQEGSAPDLRKTFKGVGGVIGRGAGCDWTLPDGSRQVSSRHAVVSYRDGRYFLADISSNGTRLAGSGDRLREGQEHPIEDGTVFQLGPLNIRARLVSPATVPGQDGLHTLIPDDAFLELDPVRRLARELQLQDESQELTALTMANHEALRWTDHAAADRDHLTVPELVEPAPRVGPSLPPPLPSQGSAPFWSAFAQALGIDLDALDEPGREVLAIKAAGLLRQMTEGLQQSLSTRNELKLELKLPLTQMSLRSPDPLKDSVDASTALGLLLGAGQLGQVSAEMFVTRAYRDMQAHQVALLVACRAAVRGTLAAFAPGQLLLCFERQAKPPLISRCGGRWRAYQRHYQALIKDEHLSEGLLGSDFTKAYEEQIRLISTLHRYPG